The Herminiimonas arsenitoxidans genome window below encodes:
- a CDS encoding PP2C family protein-serine/threonine phosphatase, with translation MRFSVYQESHIGGRKNNQDRMGYSFTRDALLLLVADGMGGHIMGEMAAQIAMQTIASLFQENATPYVKKPERFLEDSFFAAHREIHRYRAINNLPETPRTTIVACLIQHNSAMWAHCGDSRLYWMRSGQILARTRDHSRIETLIAQGKVDPSERDTHPDRNKLFNCLGAPNMPIVEISRRASLQAGDIMLLCSDGLWSVLPDHELTERLHNNTIVRAVPELLTTATGIAGKTGDNVTALAMMWESSENLQGNSTITTHTLPIGSVTTTIQAPRHQDLENADTYNDSEIEKAIEEIRNAIDKSSRITSRN, from the coding sequence ATGCGATTCTCTGTTTATCAAGAAAGCCATATTGGTGGTCGCAAGAACAACCAGGACCGCATGGGCTACAGCTTCACGCGGGATGCTTTGCTGCTGCTGGTAGCCGATGGTATGGGTGGGCACATCATGGGTGAGATGGCAGCGCAGATCGCGATGCAGACGATTGCTTCCCTGTTTCAGGAAAATGCCACGCCGTATGTGAAAAAGCCAGAGCGTTTTCTCGAAGATAGCTTCTTCGCCGCGCACCGCGAGATACATCGTTATCGTGCCATCAACAACTTGCCGGAAACGCCGCGTACTACCATCGTTGCTTGTTTGATTCAGCACAATAGTGCGATGTGGGCGCACTGTGGCGATTCGCGTTTGTACTGGATGCGTAGCGGTCAGATTCTGGCGCGTACACGCGATCACTCACGTATCGAAACACTGATTGCACAAGGCAAGGTCGATCCATCGGAACGCGATACGCATCCTGATCGCAACAAGCTGTTTAACTGCCTTGGCGCACCGAATATGCCGATTGTGGAAATCTCGCGGCGCGCCAGCCTGCAAGCGGGCGATATCATGCTGCTGTGTTCAGACGGTTTGTGGTCGGTATTGCCTGACCATGAGTTGACGGAGCGTCTGCATAACAATACTATCGTGCGTGCGGTGCCGGAATTACTCACGACTGCCACTGGCATTGCCGGCAAAACAGGCGATAATGTCACCGCTTTGGCAATGATGTGGGAGAGCAGCGAAAATCTGCAGGGCAATAGCACCATCACTACGCATACTTTGCCTATAGGCAGTGTCACCACCACGATTCAGGCGCCACGGCACCAGGATTTGGAAAACGCAGACACCTATAACGATTCAGAAATCGAAAAAGCGATTGAAGAAATCCGCAACGCTATCGATAAATCATCACGTATCACTTCCAGGAATTAA
- a CDS encoding antitoxin Xre-like helix-turn-helix domain-containing protein encodes MSAAYAYPKSRFEPAGLVDLNAKSERERLSSSALKGFFRLADAWKLRDEDARELLGGLSSSAFYEWKKNPDRVLEVDRITRISYLIGIYKALHILYGDKLADEWISLPNKNIIFAGQSPLAYMQAGGLLAMQVVRKLLDARRGGL; translated from the coding sequence ATGAGTGCCGCATACGCTTATCCAAAAAGCCGATTCGAACCAGCCGGACTAGTTGACCTGAATGCGAAATCAGAACGGGAGCGCTTGTCCAGTTCAGCATTGAAGGGATTCTTCCGGCTCGCCGATGCGTGGAAGCTGCGCGACGAGGATGCGCGCGAGCTTTTAGGCGGTTTATCCAGCAGCGCATTCTATGAATGGAAAAAGAATCCGGATCGCGTGCTGGAAGTGGATCGCATCACGCGCATTTCCTATCTGATTGGGATCTATAAGGCACTCCACATTCTGTACGGCGATAAGTTGGCTGATGAATGGATCAGTCTGCCGAACAAGAATATTATTTTCGCCGGCCAGTCGCCATTGGCTTATATGCAGGCCGGTGGTTTGCTCGCGATGCAAGTTGTCCGCAAATTGCTGGACGCACGGCGCGGAGGTTTGTAA
- a CDS encoding helix-turn-helix domain-containing protein, with the protein MTIGNRLDQAMNAARIKSQSELARISGVPQATISRILKGVGAKGPETETIKKLARACKVSFSWLNEGENFDAIENITPHEPQSKIYPVLDKRIAHAVKLMQQMPEYKLNQAIKIIDTIAEPVPKNESD; encoded by the coding sequence ATGACTATTGGAAACCGCCTTGATCAGGCAATGAATGCCGCAAGAATAAAATCGCAAAGCGAGCTGGCGCGTATTTCCGGCGTCCCGCAGGCGACAATCAGCCGAATTCTAAAAGGTGTCGGCGCCAAAGGACCAGAAACAGAAACCATCAAAAAGCTTGCAAGAGCATGCAAGGTGTCCTTTTCTTGGCTGAATGAAGGCGAAAATTTCGACGCTATCGAGAACATCACGCCGCATGAACCACAATCCAAAATCTATCCTGTCTTGGACAAACGCATAGCGCATGCCGTCAAGTTGATGCAGCAAATGCCCGAGTACAAATTGAACCAAGCGATCAAAATCATCGACACAATTGCTGAACCCGTACCAAAAAACGAATCTGATTAA
- the rdgB gene encoding RdgB/HAM1 family non-canonical purine NTP pyrophosphatase: protein MSRTLILASNNAGKLKEFSALLSSINFDVHAQGEFNVPEAEEPHVTFVENAIAKARHAARLTGKPALADDSGVCVNALGGAPGVYSARYAGEPKSDQRNNEKLIADLAAHADKSAYYYCVLVFVRHADDPQPVIAEGRWNGEMLAEPRGQGGFGYDPYFWLPEQQKTAAELTAEEKNRLSHRGQALRALIEKLR from the coding sequence ATGTCGCGTACCCTTATCCTCGCCTCCAATAATGCAGGTAAATTGAAAGAATTCAGTGCCTTACTGTCGTCCATCAATTTCGATGTGCATGCGCAGGGCGAATTCAACGTACCTGAAGCGGAAGAGCCGCACGTCACCTTCGTCGAAAACGCAATTGCCAAGGCGCGCCACGCTGCACGCCTGACGGGCAAGCCGGCATTGGCCGACGACTCTGGCGTCTGCGTCAATGCACTGGGCGGTGCACCGGGTGTGTATTCGGCACGCTATGCCGGCGAACCCAAATCAGATCAGCGTAATAATGAAAAACTGATCGCCGACCTCGCCGCGCACGCGGATAAATCCGCTTACTACTATTGCGTACTAGTCTTCGTGCGTCATGCTGATGACCCACAACCGGTAATTGCCGAAGGTCGCTGGAATGGCGAAATGCTGGCAGAGCCACGCGGGCAGGGCGGCTTTGGCTACGATCCTTATTTCTGGTTGCCTGAGCAACAAAAGACAGCAGCAGAACTGACTGCTGAAGAAAAAAATCGCCTGTCGCACCGCGGCCAAGCCTTGCGTGCGCTGATAGAAAAATTGCGATGA
- the hemW gene encoding radical SAM family heme chaperone HemW, whose translation MIPIKPISNSIADTLDHSGPARVATAYLKPGALSLTALPPLSLYVHFPWCVKKCPYCDFNSHEATGGFPEDEYLSALRADLEMALPLIWGRKIYTIFIGGGTPSLLSAKGLDRLLSDIRTLLPLDGAVEITMEANPGTFEAEKFKSYRASGINRLSIGIQSFNSRHLDALGRIHNGDEAQRAVDIAASNFDNFNLDLMYALPSQTLEEARQDVQTAIAYAPPHLSLYHLTMEPNTVFAKYPPVVPDDDASADMQDMIEQETSAAGYQHYEVSAYAQPKRQARHNLNYWEFGDYLGIGAGAHTKLSFPHRVIRQARYKQPKSYMENMRLGNPIQEENEITRNEMGFEFMLNAMRLVDGVDVNRFAERTGMPLNAVEHALNEAEAKGLLYRDHKTIKPTVLGQRFLNDLQQLFLVD comes from the coding sequence ATGATCCCGATTAAACCGATCAGCAACAGCATCGCCGATACGCTCGATCACTCAGGGCCGGCACGTGTTGCCACCGCCTACCTGAAGCCGGGCGCATTAAGTTTGACGGCATTGCCGCCGCTGTCGCTGTACGTGCATTTCCCATGGTGTGTGAAGAAGTGTCCTTACTGCGATTTCAATTCGCATGAAGCCACTGGCGGTTTCCCGGAAGACGAGTATTTATCAGCCTTGCGCGCCGACCTCGAGATGGCATTGCCGCTGATCTGGGGTCGCAAGATTTATACGATTTTTATCGGTGGTGGTACGCCTAGCCTGTTATCAGCCAAGGGGCTTGATCGCTTGCTCTCTGATATTCGTACACTGCTGCCGCTGGACGGCGCTGTCGAAATCACGATGGAAGCCAATCCGGGCACTTTTGAAGCAGAGAAATTCAAGTCTTATCGTGCCAGCGGTATCAATCGTCTGTCGATAGGCATACAGAGTTTCAATTCCCGCCATCTGGATGCGCTGGGTCGCATCCATAACGGTGACGAAGCGCAGCGTGCGGTGGATATTGCGGCCAGCAACTTTGATAACTTCAATCTCGACTTGATGTACGCCTTGCCGTCGCAAACGCTGGAAGAAGCACGACAGGATGTGCAGACGGCAATCGCCTACGCACCGCCGCATTTGTCGCTGTATCACCTGACGATGGAACCGAACACGGTCTTCGCCAAATATCCGCCGGTCGTGCCCGACGACGATGCCAGTGCGGATATGCAAGACATGATTGAGCAAGAAACCAGTGCAGCCGGTTATCAGCATTACGAAGTGTCGGCTTATGCTCAGCCGAAGCGCCAGGCACGCCACAATCTCAATTACTGGGAATTTGGTGATTACCTCGGCATAGGTGCCGGCGCACATACCAAATTATCTTTTCCGCATCGTGTGATTCGACAGGCGCGCTACAAACAGCCCAAGAGTTACATGGAGAACATGCGACTAGGTAATCCGATCCAGGAAGAAAATGAAATCACGCGCAACGAGATGGGGTTTGAATTCATGCTCAACGCGATGCGTCTGGTTGATGGCGTAGACGTTAATCGATTTGCCGAGCGCACAGGCATGCCATTGAATGCTGTAGAGCACGCGCTAAATGAAGCAGAAGCAAAGGGTTTGCTATACCGCGACCATAAAACGATCAAGCCGACCGTGCTGGGTCAGCGTTTCTTGAATGATTTGCAGCAATTATTTTTAGTCGACTAA
- the rph gene encoding ribonuclease PH, with the protein MSYENRPSGRAADALRAIKLTRNYTKHAEGSVLIECGDTKVICTASIEDRVPGFLKGKGQGWLTAEYGMLPRSTHTRMDREAARGKQSGRTQEIQRLIGRSLRAAFDLQAFGERTLHLDCDVIQADGGTRTAAITGTMVAAYDAFSKLVAQNVIPAIPLKHFVAAISVGVYKGQPVLDLDYDEDSDCDTDMNIVMTDAGHFIEVQGTAEGAAFDRATMDKLLDLAQDGISDLIVMQKQALAIAA; encoded by the coding sequence ATGTCGTATGAAAATCGTCCCAGCGGACGCGCCGCTGACGCCTTGCGCGCCATTAAACTGACCCGTAACTACACCAAGCATGCTGAAGGTTCGGTCCTGATCGAATGCGGCGATACCAAAGTCATCTGCACCGCCAGCATCGAAGACCGCGTACCCGGCTTCCTCAAGGGCAAAGGCCAGGGCTGGTTGACAGCTGAATACGGCATGCTGCCGCGTTCGACCCACACCCGCATGGATCGCGAAGCCGCACGTGGCAAACAATCCGGTCGTACGCAGGAAATCCAGCGTTTGATCGGTCGCTCATTGCGCGCAGCTTTCGACTTGCAGGCTTTTGGCGAACGCACTTTGCATCTGGATTGCGACGTCATCCAGGCTGATGGCGGCACCCGTACAGCAGCGATTACCGGCACCATGGTTGCTGCTTACGATGCCTTCAGCAAACTGGTGGCGCAGAACGTTATTCCTGCGATCCCGCTCAAGCACTTTGTCGCAGCGATTTCGGTTGGCGTGTATAAAGGCCAGCCGGTGCTGGATCTCGATTACGACGAAGACTCCGATTGCGATACCGATATGAATATCGTCATGACCGATGCCGGCCACTTCATTGAAGTGCAGGGAACCGCTGAAGGCGCTGCTTTTGACCGTGCCACGATGGATAAACTGCTGGATTTGGCGCAAGACGGCATCAGCGACCTGATCGTGATGCAAAAACAGGCATTGGCAATAGCTGCGTAA
- a CDS encoding helix-turn-helix domain-containing protein has translation MLKELVMTATNFPELYPVDGAEGRLATVMLDQLSTALVENLHLPMPRDRRLHKLAEMLIDDPADKATVAEWAVRIGMSDRSLSRLLLQEIGMSFGRWRRQLHVILSLQRLSKGESVQAIALDLGYESASGFVTMFRKAVGKPPARYLSERNDASIGFIQAPSIRLAEKE, from the coding sequence TTGCTGAAAGAACTGGTGATGACGGCAACTAACTTCCCTGAGCTATATCCTGTTGATGGTGCGGAGGGACGATTAGCTACGGTGATGCTCGATCAGCTATCGACTGCGCTGGTTGAGAATCTGCATTTGCCTATGCCCCGCGATCGTCGTTTGCATAAGTTGGCTGAAATGCTAATTGATGATCCCGCTGACAAAGCGACTGTGGCTGAATGGGCGGTTCGCATCGGCATGAGTGATCGCAGCTTAAGTCGCCTTCTACTGCAAGAAATTGGCATGAGTTTTGGTCGCTGGCGTCGGCAGTTGCATGTGATTCTCTCGCTGCAGCGATTATCAAAAGGTGAAAGTGTTCAGGCAATTGCACTGGATCTTGGATATGAAAGTGCCAGTGGATTTGTCACCATGTTTCGTAAGGCGGTGGGGAAGCCGCCAGCACGTTATTTGTCAGAGCGTAATGACGCCTCAATCGGATTTATTCAGGCGCCAAGCATTCGATTGGCTGAAAAAGAATGA
- a CDS encoding RES family NAD+ phosphorylase yields the protein MAVPPLVQLRQFDTCRLIPSRFVDKEDSVLVPLAEDAKHLADIFELDNATNERLIAEHGRAAGIGVDELVFGVPHFRMINAAFTYARPEGSRFNNDERGAWYCGFDIETSLDEIIFHKTVEYYEIDRFDDSVRYQTLLADFNNEFHDLRGASRYAKCLTPNSYVASQKLAAQLLEEGSLGIIYPSVRHAGGTNLACFRPALVGNVRRGIAYELAWTGTPHPTVRAIVS from the coding sequence ATGGCTGTACCGCCGCTGGTGCAATTACGCCAGTTTGATACTTGTCGTTTAATCCCTTCCCGTTTTGTTGATAAAGAAGATTCCGTGTTGGTGCCATTGGCTGAAGATGCCAAACATCTGGCGGATATTTTTGAACTCGATAACGCAACCAATGAGCGTTTGATTGCAGAGCATGGTCGTGCGGCTGGTATCGGTGTAGATGAATTGGTATTTGGTGTGCCACATTTCCGCATGATCAATGCCGCGTTTACGTATGCGCGCCCAGAAGGCAGCCGTTTCAATAACGATGAGCGTGGCGCCTGGTATTGCGGCTTCGACATAGAAACGTCTTTGGACGAAATCATCTTCCATAAAACGGTTGAGTATTACGAAATTGATCGCTTCGACGACAGCGTGCGTTATCAAACCTTGCTGGCGGATTTCAATAATGAGTTCCATGATTTGCGCGGTGCCAGTCGCTATGCAAAATGCCTGACGCCGAATAGCTACGTCGCATCGCAAAAGCTGGCTGCGCAATTATTGGAAGAAGGTTCACTGGGCATTATTTATCCCAGCGTGCGGCATGCAGGCGGAACGAATCTCGCTTGTTTCCGCCCAGCCCTGGTGGGTAATGTAAGACGCGGCATCGCGTATGAACTTGCATGGACTGGTACGCCGCATCCGACTGTTCGCGCGATTGTTTCTTAG
- a CDS encoding methyl-accepting chemotaxis protein encodes MTMFANMKVGTKLSLGFGITALLTLLIAVFSLLRINQIDGVIATQNDIRTQQLERLYTAREALGQTGLAARNAYIFTDKADAMKELDILDEQKAIYLDALSKMTPLFKGNADFDKVSKGLLAMAEELKRPRKFREAEQMEEFGKFLVNECSPLRRQIVADIGTVVKSMQQVVDAKSEEANQAARQSITIIVAISAVALLLSIGLGILISRAITRPLNQAVKVAQTVASGDLTSKIEVKSKDETGQLLQALKEMNQSLIGIVDEVRSGTATMATASNQIASGNMDLSSRTEEQASSLEETASSMEELTSTVKQNADNARQANSLSLSASEIAVKGGQVVSEVVVTMNGINDSAKKITDIIGVIDGIAFQTNILALNAAVEAARAGEQGRGFAVVASEVRNLAQRSAAAAKEIKTLIDDSVGRVDTGSKLVVQAGSTMTEVVDSVKRVTDIMAEIMAASQEQSAGIEQVNQAIAQMDHVTQQNAALVEEAAAAAGSLKDQAVKLEQTVSVFKIDGTTTHVEQQEIVTRSTQVRPALASKLSSIKRAVSAPRHLAVVASATGID; translated from the coding sequence ATGACGATGTTTGCAAACATGAAGGTAGGGACCAAACTAAGCCTGGGATTTGGTATCACCGCACTACTCACACTGTTGATCGCCGTATTCTCCTTACTGCGCATCAACCAGATCGACGGCGTCATCGCCACCCAAAACGACATCCGCACACAACAGCTGGAACGTCTCTACACTGCACGCGAAGCACTCGGTCAAACCGGGCTTGCCGCACGTAACGCATATATCTTCACGGACAAAGCAGATGCGATGAAAGAGCTGGATATTCTGGATGAGCAAAAGGCCATTTATCTGGATGCCTTGAGCAAGATGACACCGCTGTTCAAAGGCAATGCTGATTTCGACAAAGTCAGCAAAGGTTTGCTAGCTATGGCCGAAGAACTCAAACGTCCACGCAAATTCCGTGAAGCGGAACAGATGGAAGAGTTCGGCAAATTTCTCGTCAACGAATGCAGCCCTTTACGCAGACAGATCGTCGCCGACATTGGTACTGTCGTTAAGTCCATGCAACAAGTTGTTGATGCAAAAAGTGAGGAAGCAAATCAGGCAGCACGACAATCCATCACCATCATTGTCGCGATCTCAGCTGTCGCTCTGCTCTTGAGCATTGGCCTTGGCATCCTTATCAGCCGCGCAATTACCCGTCCACTCAATCAAGCTGTCAAAGTCGCGCAGACTGTTGCCAGTGGCGATCTGACCAGCAAAATAGAAGTCAAATCCAAAGACGAAACCGGCCAATTGCTGCAGGCATTGAAAGAAATGAATCAAAGTCTGATCGGTATCGTCGATGAAGTGCGCAGCGGCACAGCAACGATGGCCACAGCCTCCAATCAGATCGCCAGCGGCAATATGGATCTTTCCTCACGCACCGAAGAACAAGCCAGCTCACTGGAAGAAACTGCTTCGTCGATGGAAGAGCTGACTTCGACCGTTAAACAAAATGCAGACAATGCACGTCAAGCCAACAGCCTGTCATTGTCTGCATCGGAAATCGCAGTCAAAGGTGGCCAAGTCGTTAGCGAGGTCGTCGTCACGATGAATGGCATCAATGACTCCGCCAAGAAAATTACTGACATCATCGGCGTCATCGACGGTATCGCCTTCCAGACCAATATCCTGGCATTGAATGCGGCGGTAGAAGCTGCACGAGCCGGAGAACAAGGCAGAGGTTTTGCAGTCGTCGCCAGCGAAGTACGCAACCTCGCTCAACGATCAGCTGCTGCAGCGAAAGAAATCAAAACGCTGATTGACGACTCAGTCGGCCGCGTCGATACCGGTAGCAAACTGGTAGTACAAGCCGGCTCCACCATGACAGAAGTCGTCGATAGCGTTAAACGCGTGACAGACATCATGGCCGAGATCATGGCTGCTAGCCAAGAACAAAGCGCCGGCATCGAACAAGTCAATCAGGCTATCGCGCAAATGGACCACGTCACGCAACAGAATGCCGCATTGGTAGAAGAAGCTGCCGCAGCCGCAGGTTCGCTCAAGGACCAAGCGGTCAAACTGGAGCAAACCGTCAGTGTCTTCAAAATCGATGGCACAACAACGCACGTGGAGCAGCAGGAAATAGTGACGCGCTCAACCCAGGTCAGACCAGCACTTGCCTCCAAACTATCGAGTATCAAGCGCGCCGTCTCGGCACCGCGTCACCTTGCTGTCGTCGCATCGGCAACCGGTATCGATTGA